One window of Culex pipiens pallens isolate TS unplaced genomic scaffold, TS_CPP_V2 Cpp_Un0046, whole genome shotgun sequence genomic DNA carries:
- the LOC128093766 gene encoding nuclear pore complex protein Nup75-like: MSSKESCPVVNIPCNLGKRHGITAAWFTEDKISVTAYSNQLLQSVNNRSPVNAPVKVTHLAPTFILDEPILRSLVSECSNVFLNLQVVKSSSPAASIDYLKISRTYRSAIRACLEKLEDLITNTKPRDLEQYQNYVTIFYSVEYIWHLVEILIVDSNSATAVVPNLLEWVQYHFPTANRMATELLQQGRDVDSNEEYWGVVKGLIIQGQIQVARALLRLHTKSEMVCFEVAEQILQTMPIYSAYGGLSVPKFKSQWQYWSANARSKIDAGILAAEPDLEEIVKLVVGDRQTWTKQCRYATSWFEYFPGYLFYTESTCKYYELGTFANTWLSQCISTGGMNATYKYLDKIILSVMENNLPQVLHNIQNICDNKWFLTHLVDLLYHCGQLTLSTGGTEDQDAEKLFRESLLYDFGTLLMSRNASLWEVGLDYLEFSSTEGLGAREALLARIPIRNEKQALKLISAAKKNNFPAVESEICKVLVKRNLANRLYGNALEWAIRSRDSFYVTAVANIFLEHYCNTGEIMCEDVIANVGAKMFCSPRLIFLVKYYDFRQFYRERSFAQAAELLINLLDSKITPSYFWPSLLADTIPLLEFKEPVIPTKETYTILHHLEWDLVPMIEKRKEQLKGAKTAAQQQQGQQQSQQMDTDEGDDNNQTLNAKFAPNLLNNCTDDLVKLLRLACTRNLARAFIIENTVAD, translated from the exons atgtcttcaaaagaaAGCTGCCCGGTTGTG AACATCCCGTGCAACTTGGGAAAGCGGCACGGCATTACTGCGGCATGGTTCACCGAGGACAAGATCTCCGTGACGGCGTACAGCAACCAGCTGCTGCAGTCGGTCAACAATCGGTCTCCGGTAAACGCGCCGGTTAAGGTAACGCACCTGGCGCCGACCTTCATCCTTGACGAACCGATCTTGCGGAGTTTGGTGTCGGAGTGCTCGAACGTGTTCCTGAACCTGCAGGTCGTCAAGAGTAGCTCGCCGGCGGCCTCGATTGACTATTTGAAGATATCGCGGACGTATCGGAGTGCGATTCGGGCATGCTTGGAGAAGCTGGAGGATTTGATTACGAACACGAAGCCGCGGGACTTGGAGCAGTACCAGAACTATGTGACGATCTTTTACTCGGTGGAGTACATTTGGCATTTGGTGGAGATTTTGATTGTTGATTCGAACTCGGCCACGGCTGTGGTGCCGAATTTGCTGGAGTGGGTGCAGTATCACTTTCCGACGGCGAACCGGATGGCGACGGAGCTGCTGCAGCAGGGTCGGGATGTGGACTCGAACGAGGAGTACTGGGGCGTGGTCAAGGGGTTGATCATTCAGGGGCAGATTCAGGTGGCGAGGGCACTGCTGAGGCTGCACACTAAGTCGGAGATGGTTTGCTTCGAGGTGGCCGAGCAGATTCTGCAGACGATGCCGATTTACAGCGCTTACGGGGGGTTGTCGGTGCCGAAGTTCAAGTCCCAGTGGCAGTACTGGTCGGCGAACGCGCGGTCGAAGATCGACGCGGGGATTTTGGCCGCTGAGCCTGACTTGGAGGAGATTGTGAAGCTGGTTGTTGGCGATCGTCAAACGTGGACGAAACAGTGCCGGTATGCGACCAGTTGGTTCGAGTACTTCCCTGGATATTTGTTTTATACGGAGTCCACTTGCAAGTACTACGAGCTGGGGACGTTTGCCAACACCTGGCTCTCGCAGTGCATCAGCACCGGCGGAATGAACGCAACTTATAAATATCTGGACAAAATTATCCTCTCCGTCATGGAGAACAATCTGCCCCAAGTGCTGCACAACATTCAGAACATCTGCGACAACAAGTGGTTCCTGACGCACCTTGTAGACCTGCTCTATCACTGCGGCCAGCTTACCCTGTCCACCGGAGGCACCGAAGACCAGGACGCGGAGAAGCTCTTCCGCGAATCGCTTCTCTACGATTTCGGCACCCTGCTCATGTCTCGCAACGCTTCCCTCTGGGAAGTCGGCCTGGATTATCTCGAGTTCTCCAGCACGGAAGGCCTCGGAGCTCGGGAGGCCCTCCTAGCCCGCATCCCCATCCGTAACGAGAAGCAAGCGCTCAAACTGATCAGCGCCGCCAAGAAGAACAACTTCCCCGCCGTCGAAAGCGAAATCTGCAAGGTGCTGGTCAAACGGAACCTTGCCAACCGCCTGTACGGCAACGCGCTCGAGTGGGCCATTCGGTCGCGAGACAGTTTCTACGTGACGGCCGTCGCCAACATCTTCCTCGAGCACTACTGCAACACCGGCGAGATCATGTGCGAGGACGTGATCGCGAACGTGGGCGCGAAAATGTTCTGCTCGCCGCGGCTCATCTTCCTGGTCAAGTACTACGACTTCCGTCAGTTCTATCGCGAGCGATCGTTTGCGCAAGCAGCGGAGCTGCTCATCAATCTGCTCGACTCCAAAATCACCCCAAGCTA CTTCTGGCCATCGCTCCTCGCGGACACCATCCCCCTGCTGGAGTTCAAAGAACCGGTCATCCCGACCAAGGAAACGTACACCATTCTGCACCACCTGGAGTGGGACCTGGTGCCGATGATTGAGAAGCGCAAGGAGCAACTAAAGGGAGCTAAGACGGCGGCTCAGCAGCAGCAAGGACAGCAACAGTCTCAGCAGATGGACACGGATGAAGGGGACGATAACAACCAGACGTTGAATGCAAAGTTTGCGCCCAACTTGCTCAACAACTGCACGGACGATTTGGTGAAGTTGCTGCGGTTGGCGTGTACGCGCAATTTGGCGCGGGCGTTTATTATTGAGAATACTGTTGCGGATTAA